The nucleotide sequence CCTCCGCACCTCTTTGAACAATGTATGGAACGCCGTTGAACTTAGTGGTCTGACGTCTTACCCACAGCTTGTTAATCTCAACAACATCACTGTCAATCTTTAAGAGCTTCAGCTTATTTACCTTAACCTTTAAATCCTTCGGAACTATAGTATATCCGCACCTGGTTCCGGTAAATCCGGCTGTCTTTGAAAGTGAACAGAACTCTATTGCACATCTTTTTGCTCCGTCAATTTCATATATGCTTCTTGGCAGATTTTCATCCTGAACAAAAATCTCATACGCAGCGTCATATAAAATAACCGCATCGTTTTCAAGAGCATAGTCCACCCACGTTTTAAGCTGCTCTTTGGTATAACAAGCCCCTGTAGGATTATTTGGCGAGCACAAATAAATAATATCCGCCTTTGTATTTCCCTCCGGCAGAGGACAAAAACCATTGTTTGCATTAGCGTTTAAAAATTCAATTTTTCTGCCATTCATAATGTTGGTATCAACATATACGGGATAGACCGGATCAGGAATCAAAACAACATTATCCTTATCAAATAAATCAGTTATATTACCGACATCACTTTTAGCGCCGTCGCTTACAAAGACCTCATCAAGTTCAAGGCGAATTGTATTTTTCTTATAATAGTCCACAATCTTTTCTCTCAGAAAGTCATATCCCTGTTCCGGTCCGTATCCTCTGAATGTTTCCTGTGCGCCCATCTCATCCACAGCTTTATGAAGCGCCTCGATAACTGCAGGAACCAAAGGTAAGGTAACGTCACCTATACCAAGCCTTATTATTTTTTTATCCGGGTTTTGGGCTGAATAATCATTAACCTTTTTAGCTATCTCTGAAAATAGATAACTTTCTTTAACGTTTAAAAAATTCTCATTTAATCTCAATTTCAACACTCCTTTATTATTAATTAATTTCTATCTGGCTATTGGCGGAACCTCAACTTCTCCTTCACAGATAAATGTAGCCGGTCCCTTTTTTATTACCGTGCCGTCCTGCAAATAAGTTATTTTTAAATTTCCGCCTCTAAGCTTAACCGTTATTTCTCTGTCGTGCTTACAGTATCCGTTTAAAACAGCTGCCACAACAGCAGCACAAGCGCCTGTTCCGCAAGCCCATGTTTCTCCGCTTCCTCGTTCCCAAACTCTCATTTGCAAAGTATCCTCATCAATAACCTTTATAAATTCGGTATTGATACGCTCCGGAAACAATTCATGATTTTCAAATAGTGGACCGACTTTTTCGAGTTCCAAACTATCAATATCATCCATAAATATTACAGCATGGGGGTTTCCCATAGACACCGCCGTAATCTCATATTCTTTATCCATAACGCTAATCGGATAACCTATAACTCTATCGCCGTCTATACTGACAGGGATCTTTTGAGGCTCAAGTTCCGCCTTGCCCATACCAACTGTAACAGATACCACTTCGCCATCTATTACATCAAGCTCTAAATCTTTAATTCCTGAATTAGTTTCAAGCGTTATATCAGTTTTTTTGGTTAAACCATTATCGTATACGTATTTTCCTACGCATCTTGTAGCGTTTCCGCACATTTCAGCTTCCGACCCGTCAGCGTTAAAAATACGCATTTTAAAATCAGCGGTTTCCGACGGCATAATCAATACTAGGCCGTCGCTTCCGATTCCAAAGTGCGGATCCGAAACAAACTCAGACATTTTTGACGGATTAAAAACTTCCTCTTCAAAGCAGTTGATGTAAATATAACTATTACCTATGCCATGCATTTTTGTAAATTTGATCATTAATATCCCTCCATATAAACTGCTTACACATGGTATATTCTACCACAAAACGCTAATAATTACAAGCAATAGTAAAAATAATTTTAAAAATATAAAAATTGTTTACACAAAGTTCATTGAATTTCGTCTTTTATTATGTTAGAGTAAAACTGTAATAATTTTACGAGGTGAAGAATATGGAAAGTTTTCGAAACTTTATGCAGGGAAGATACGGATTTGACAAACTAGGGCTGTTTATTATAATTGCGTCCATTGTATTATCTATGTTATCAAGGCTGTTCTGGCTTCCCCTCTTGAATTGGATGGCTATAATTCTTGATATAGTATTTATATACAGATTTTTATCTAAAAAGGAATTTGCCAGACAGCGTGAAAACAGAATATTTCTTGAAAAGTTTGAACAAGCCAAAGAATTTATTCATAGAGACAGAAAGAACTATAATTACTACAGGTGCCCCGTATGCAAAACAAAATTTGTAACTCCCAAAAACCAAACCTTTGGTTACACTTCAAAGGTTATTTGCCCAAAATGCAAAAATGAATTTTAGCGCTTGTAATAAATAAAAATAGTTTTCATAAATATAGTTACGTAACTCTTTGATTAATCTATCCCGCTCTTTTTCATTTTATACCCCTAAAAAAAACGCCGGCACTCATATGTGCCGGCGCTTTCTTATTAATTAACAGCTTCTTTTAAAGCTCTTGCTAACTGAGCAGGACATGATGTACCTCTGCCATTGCAGTCGATATCCTTTAAAATTTCAATAACCTTTGACGCTTCCATTCCTTCAACCAGCAGTGATATGCCCTGCAAATTACCATTGCATCCGCCGACAAATGAGACATTACTAACTTTACCATCAACTAAATCAAACTTTATTTGACGTGAACACGTCCCTCTGGTTTTATATGTATACTCCATATAATCATCTCCAAATATGCAATTAACGAACACTCTGCCTTGAGGCCTTGCTGGTTCCGGCGTACTTGCCGCATTTATCTCCCCATACAGCCAAAACTTCATTGTCTGATGAGATTACCCTTATGACCTCACACATATTAGAGCAACCGTTACACTCAAAACTCGTTGGCTTAAACTCAAGTTCAAGCTGTTCAAATCCGCGGAACATAGGTGTGGTTATATTATTTTCTTCAATATATTCCTTCGCAAGAATAGCACAGCCTATGGCTCCCATAACATCATAATATTTTGGTATTATAACCTTTTCGCCTACCTCGTCCTCAAACGCCTTTCTGATTCCAACGTTAGCAGCGACGCCGCCCTGGAAAATAAACGGTGGCTTTAATGTCTTTGCGCGGCCCAAATTGTTAATATAATTTCTCACAAGCGCTGTACATAAGCCTTTTATTATCTCAGCCTTTGAGAATCCATATTGCTGTTTCGCTATCATATCAGACTCGGCAAACACTGTACACCGGCCTGCTATTCTTACATCCTTTTCAGCGGTTAATGCAAGCTCGCCAAATTGTTCAATAGGAACTCCAAGTCTTTCCGCCTGATGATCCAAAAACGAACCCGTACCGGCAGCGCACACTGTATTCATAGCAAAATCAGTAACCATACCGTCTTGGAGGATTATTATTTTTGAGTCCTGTCCTCCAATCTCAAAAATGGTTTGAGCGTCCGGGTGAAAATGGAGGGTTGCCGTAGCATGCGCTGTTATCTCATTTTTTATAACATCGGCTCCGACGAGAACACCTGCAAGTTCTCTTCCGCTGCCTGTGGTTCCTATACCTAGTATATCGTCATCCTGACAGCCTATAGCCTCTTTCAGTTTTGTCATGCCTTTTTTGACGCTCTCCAGCGGCTGACCGTTTGCCCTAATATATTGGTTAAAACAAACATTATAATTATTATCCATAGCGATAACGTTTGTACTAACCGATCCAATATCAATACCCAAATAATATTTCATATATAACTCCTATAATTATTTTGTTTGATACTCAGGCGAAGTCGGTGAAGTCTTTAAATTGTCCTTAACCTCTCCTACCTTTGTACCTACTCTTCTTGCCGCTGATTGTGCAGCGTTCTCAAGAGAGTCAGCCACATTATTCAATGTGTTTTTCTGTTTCGCAAAATGTTTATTTCTTATTAAATCAGTAAACGCTTCCAGTCTTGTCTTTACATGAGCCTCTCCCATCTGCTCATCCAAAGATAATGACATAATAGGAATATTAAGCTCCTCTGATACAGCAGGAAATTTACCTAAGTTTACAAGTTCCGGCAGACATGCAAAAGGCATAAGATGTACCACACCGTCAAAACCGCGTTTTGCAAAATCCATTACCCAACCCATGTTTTCTTTATCATGGCCGCCGCAGTTTATAGGCGCCAGCTTATCTGATGATTTAAATATTCGATGTGATTTAGGAAACGGCAGCCATTTCGGAATCAAATTATGTTCTACCCAATCAGATATGTACTGAACGTTTTCAACTTCAACGCCCATAGAGTTTAAAATTTCCTCAACGTTCTTATTCACAGTGGGTTCCATAATAACATATATCTCTCCCACTATGCCAACTCTAATCCGTTTGCTTTCCTCAACCTGACGCATCGGTATGCTGTCAAACATTCTGAGCGCTTTTTTATACGTCTTATTAATTTCAGAATATGTATCGCATTTATCAAACATGTTTTTTATTTTTTTCCATGTTCTTGAAAAATCGCCTTGATTAATCTCATAAGCTCTCATTATTTTCATTTTCTTTTCAAGCTTATCCATTTTCTTAATAAGATTGTAACAAAATCTTGCTATACCCAAAAGTTTGAAGTTGCTGGTTCCATTTTTGACTAGCATAGCGATTTCATAAAATGCCTTAAAATCGTTAAACATATTATCAAAAACAATTACTTTTGTATCAAATCCCAGCTCCTGCAAAACTTTCTGATGAACATCCGGGTACATCCCGGCACGGCACGGACCGTTGCCGCCTGATGAAACTATCAATTCGGCGCCCCTTTCAGCGCACTCTATATATGTTCCCATCATTACCTTAAAAGGAAAACAGATAAACTCAGGACTATACTTAACGCCGAGTTCCATTGTCTTTTGAGATGGAGGGTCAGGCATTACAACTTCATGACCCAGCTTTTCCATCAGCTTTTTATATCCTGTTACACAACCCATATGCGGAAAAGATACTTTCATTTAATCACCTCATTAACCTTCCGAATTTTCCTCTTAATCATATCTGTGAACGCTTCTATACGCGTCTGCAGATGACTTTCGCCTGTATGTTCATCAATTCTCAGAGTCATAAACGGAACTCCGGAATCTGCAAAATCATGCTCTATTTCTTTTCCCACCACTGAGTCAGGACCACAGCCAAACGCTGTTATATGTATTATTCCTTGAACGTCTAAATCCTTTATCATAACGCTTGCCGCCTGATATAACTTATCCGGAAATGTCCAGAATATAGGTCTAGTGCACTCGTCTCTATATTTGTGAAGGTCTCTTAAATCCAGCATATCAAAAGTTATAACATTAACTTTAAGCTCACGCAGTTTCTGAATTATATTCATGCTTATGAACGGATCATATACATTATAAACATATCCGAGCAATCCTATCGTAGTATCAAACTCAGGCAATGCGAAATCAGAAATTTTGGCGCCCTCAAACATTACCTCAGCGGCTTCATCAAGCGTTAGACCCATATTGCAGTATTCTCTGAACCGCTTAAAATCTTCCGCGGCGCCTTCCAAAGCGATTCGCATTTTGTGCGCCGAAACGCCAAGCTTTTTAGCCACCGGAAGATAGCACTTCAAAGCCGCCGTATCCTCACGGTCACAATCAATTTCAGCAATAAGAAGCTTTGCCTCGGGAACAGTCTTTTCAACCAACTCAGGCAGCCCAATATACTTAGGACAAAACCAATAATTTTTCTCTATATGCACAAATCTCGGACAAAATATGTAGTCAACGCCTTTTTCTATCAAGTTAATAACATGACCATTATATATTTTTATAGGAAAACAAATTTCAGGGACTGTCACCGCTATGCCTTTTTGAACCAGCGGCTTTGTTGAAGTATCAGAAATAACGACCTCGCATCCAAGCCTCTCAAATAAAGACCGCCAAAACGGGTAATAGTACTGATATAATAAGGCTCTTGTAATACCGATTTTCATATAACTTCCTCCAAATTCTAAAACAAAATATTCAGCACGTTTACCTTCACGGCCTCATAATTATAACCCTAATTACAGCCATTTTACTCCTTTTTTCGGGCTTTGTCAATAGCTTTCAGTCTAATAGATTGCCGAAATAATCACGTAAAAATAACATCTTTTTTATACATTTTATGCCGCTTTTATTTTACACATTCAGAGTTTGCACTATCAATTATTTTAAATACTGCACTTATGAAACACATTTAGTTTTTTGTACATATATTTATAATTATATAAATTTTTTATTTTCATATGTCTATATAATTTATTTGATAAGTTTATAAAAGGCGGCGGGCCTTAAGCCCTGCCGCCTTTTTATGAGACTCTCTATATTACTGAATAACCAGCATGTCAATCGCTTGGTCAATATATTTAGTTCTGATAAATACCTGATTGCCTGGCTCAATGTCAAATGGTTCACCTATAGTAATCTCATCTTTACTTGTATCATAGATATAAAGATTCACATCTGTTGTAGGATATGCTCTATAGAATCTGCCATCTGCAACATTAGCACTTTCAACCATAAAGTAATCAAATACTTTTCTTACTTCACCAAATACAGTCATAAGTTTGTCGTTCGTTATCTTGTAATTATTGACACCAAGTCTGTCACGCTGCGAAGTACTTGATTCAAAGTAACCGCCGCCGCTTGTTCTGTAAGTGTAGTTAAACAATACTCTGTATGTGTACAAATATCCATTTGAACCCAAATTGTACTGGATAACATCGCCTCTAACTAAATCCTTGATATCTTTTTTGTCGTTTGCCATAGTCTCTGTTGGTGTAATAGGATCAACCTGACTTACATCATCATCAACCTTTAATGAAATATACTCGCCTTTTGACCAGCCGTTTACTTCAAGAACTTTCTCCTGCTTTTCCTCATCCCAAGCTGTTGCGAACTTGTCAACAACCAATGTATCAGCAGTTTGGTCTAAGGTTGTAGGCTCTTTATCCTGAATAACCATTACATTGGCTACTCCCCTGTTCAGATCATATATATCTGCCGTATAAGAACCATCTGCTAGATCCTGCTTTGTTAATACAGTATAATCTTCATCACGGTCACGATCTACAAAAGGAACATCAAATATGATTGTAGAATCTTCTATTGCACAGTTACCGATAAGACTTCTGGAATATCTTCCTTCACCGCTGAAATATTTACCAAAGCCTAA is from Monoglobus pectinilyticus and encodes:
- a CDS encoding LL-diaminopimelate aminotransferase, with translation MRLNENFLNVKESYLFSEIAKKVNDYSAQNPDKKIIRLGIGDVTLPLVPAVIEALHKAVDEMGAQETFRGYGPEQGYDFLREKIVDYYKKNTIRLELDEVFVSDGAKSDVGNITDLFDKDNVVLIPDPVYPVYVDTNIMNGRKIEFLNANANNGFCPLPEGNTKADIIYLCSPNNPTGACYTKEQLKTWVDYALENDAVILYDAAYEIFVQDENLPRSIYEIDGAKRCAIEFCSLSKTAGFTGTRCGYTIVPKDLKVKVNKLKLLKIDSDVVEINKLWVRRQTTKFNGVPYIVQRGAEAVFTEEGQKQIMENINYYRANAKVIADTMDEIGIKYFGGVNSPYIWLKCPNGMKSWEFFDYLLENINVVGTPGAGFGENGEGYFRLTAFGDKDNTVEAMNRLKKLFGFEHQTEPEQEAEETKEDSE
- the dapF gene encoding diaminopimelate epimerase — protein: MKFTKMHGIGNSYIYINCFEEEVFNPSKMSEFVSDPHFGIGSDGLVLIMPSETADFKMRIFNADGSEAEMCGNATRCVGKYVYDNGLTKKTDITLETNSGIKDLELDVIDGEVVSVTVGMGKAELEPQKIPVSIDGDRVIGYPISVMDKEYEITAVSMGNPHAVIFMDDIDSLELEKVGPLFENHELFPERINTEFIKVIDEDTLQMRVWERGSGETWACGTGACAAVVAAVLNGYCKHDREITVKLRGGNLKITYLQDGTVIKKGPATFICEGEVEVPPIAR
- a CDS encoding TIGR03905 family TSCPD domain-containing protein, which translates into the protein MEYTYKTRGTCSRQIKFDLVDGKVSNVSFVGGCNGNLQGISLLVEGMEASKVIEILKDIDCNGRGTSCPAQLARALKEAVN
- a CDS encoding acyl-CoA dehydratase activase, yielding MKYYLGIDIGSVSTNVIAMDNNYNVCFNQYIRANGQPLESVKKGMTKLKEAIGCQDDDILGIGTTGSGRELAGVLVGADVIKNEITAHATATLHFHPDAQTIFEIGGQDSKIIILQDGMVTDFAMNTVCAAGTGSFLDHQAERLGVPIEQFGELALTAEKDVRIAGRCTVFAESDMIAKQQYGFSKAEIIKGLCTALVRNYINNLGRAKTLKPPFIFQGGVAANVGIRKAFEDEVGEKVIIPKYYDVMGAIGCAILAKEYIEENNITTPMFRGFEQLELEFKPTSFECNGCSNMCEVIRVISSDNEVLAVWGDKCGKYAGTSKASRQSVR
- a CDS encoding 2-hydroxyacyl-CoA dehydratase codes for the protein MKVSFPHMGCVTGYKKLMEKLGHEVVMPDPPSQKTMELGVKYSPEFICFPFKVMMGTYIECAERGAELIVSSGGNGPCRAGMYPDVHQKVLQELGFDTKVIVFDNMFNDFKAFYEIAMLVKNGTSNFKLLGIARFCYNLIKKMDKLEKKMKIMRAYEINQGDFSRTWKKIKNMFDKCDTYSEINKTYKKALRMFDSIPMRQVEESKRIRVGIVGEIYVIMEPTVNKNVEEILNSMGVEVENVQYISDWVEHNLIPKWLPFPKSHRIFKSSDKLAPINCGGHDKENMGWVMDFAKRGFDGVVHLMPFACLPELVNLGKFPAVSEELNIPIMSLSLDEQMGEAHVKTRLEAFTDLIRNKHFAKQKNTLNNVADSLENAAQSAARRVGTKVGEVKDNLKTSPTSPEYQTK
- a CDS encoding acyl-CoA dehydratase activase-related protein, giving the protein MKIGITRALLYQYYYPFWRSLFERLGCEVVISDTSTKPLVQKGIAVTVPEICFPIKIYNGHVINLIEKGVDYIFCPRFVHIEKNYWFCPKYIGLPELVEKTVPEAKLLIAEIDCDREDTAALKCYLPVAKKLGVSAHKMRIALEGAAEDFKRFREYCNMGLTLDEAAEVMFEGAKISDFALPEFDTTIGLLGYVYNVYDPFISMNIIQKLRELKVNVITFDMLDLRDLHKYRDECTRPIFWTFPDKLYQAASVMIKDLDVQGIIHITAFGCGPDSVVGKEIEHDFADSGVPFMTLRIDEHTGESHLQTRIEAFTDMIKRKIRKVNEVIK